Proteins from a single region of Streptomyces sp. TN58:
- a CDS encoding HipA family kinase yields MLGEVVATRYVTPLREGGSLPGIVEADDCGTYVMKFTGAGQGRKTLVAEVVCGRLAQRLGLRVPTLVQMQLDPVIGLAEPDQEVQELLKASGGLNLGMDYLPGSIGFDPLAYRVDPAEAGRVIWFDALVNNVDRSWRNPNMLVWHGDLWLIDHGATMIWHHNWPTAQAAAAKPYNASDHVLAPAGPDIAGAAAALAPLVTEELLTEVTAEVPDEWLVDEPGFDSADALRRAYVEALLPRAATIHERISLEAEVKAPAGPPGWLTDHLPEWPHKTHTKKSGDE; encoded by the coding sequence GTGTTGGGAGAGGTCGTAGCGACTCGCTATGTCACGCCCTTGCGTGAGGGCGGCTCGCTGCCCGGAATCGTCGAGGCCGACGACTGCGGAACGTACGTCATGAAATTCACCGGAGCCGGGCAGGGCCGCAAGACCCTGGTCGCCGAGGTCGTCTGCGGCCGCCTGGCACAGCGGCTGGGGCTCAGGGTCCCCACGCTGGTGCAGATGCAGCTCGACCCCGTGATCGGGCTCGCCGAGCCCGACCAGGAGGTCCAGGAACTGCTCAAGGCCAGCGGCGGCCTCAACCTCGGCATGGACTACCTGCCCGGCTCCATCGGCTTCGACCCGCTCGCCTACCGGGTGGACCCGGCCGAGGCAGGGCGCGTGATCTGGTTCGACGCCCTGGTCAACAACGTCGACCGGTCGTGGCGCAACCCCAACATGCTGGTCTGGCACGGGGACCTCTGGCTCATCGACCACGGCGCCACCATGATCTGGCACCACAACTGGCCCACGGCGCAGGCCGCCGCCGCCAAGCCGTACAACGCGTCCGACCACGTCCTGGCCCCCGCGGGCCCGGACATCGCGGGCGCGGCCGCCGCACTCGCCCCCCTGGTCACCGAGGAACTGCTCACCGAGGTCACCGCCGAGGTGCCGGACGAGTGGCTGGTGGACGAGCCGGGCTTCGACTCCGCCGACGCGCTGCGCCGGGCCTACGTGGAGGCGCTGCTGCCGCGCGCGGCCACGATCCACGAGAGGATCTCGCTGGAGGCCGAGGTGAAGGCACCGGCCGGGCCTCCCGGGTGGCTCACCGACCACCTGCCGGAATGGCCCCACAAGACCCACACGAAGAAGAGCGGCGACGAGTGA
- a CDS encoding DUF3037 domain-containing protein, protein MSKRDVFEYALVRVVPRMERGECFNAGVIVYCRAHSYVAARTHLDEAKLLALDPGADVAGVRAALRGVEGVCGGGEAAGQAAGDDAGRRFRWLIAPRSTVVQPGPVHTGLTADPAAEVERLLDLLVR, encoded by the coding sequence GTGAGCAAGCGGGATGTGTTCGAGTACGCGCTGGTGCGCGTGGTGCCCCGGATGGAACGCGGCGAGTGCTTCAACGCCGGTGTGATCGTCTACTGCCGGGCGCATTCCTACGTCGCCGCGCGCACCCACCTCGACGAGGCGAAACTCCTCGCGCTGGACCCCGGGGCCGACGTGGCCGGCGTACGGGCCGCGCTGCGCGGGGTCGAGGGCGTGTGCGGCGGCGGAGAAGCGGCGGGGCAGGCCGCGGGTGACGACGCGGGGCGGCGCTTCCGCTGGCTGATCGCCCCGCGTAGCACCGTGGTGCAGCCGGGGCCGGTGCACACGGGCCTGACAGCCGACCCCGCGGCGGAGGTGGAGCGCCTGCTGGACCTGCTGGTGCGCTGA
- a CDS encoding uracil-DNA glycosylase: MLPESWLPVLGGELDQPYFRELTEFVEKERANGPVYPPREQVFAALDATPFDQVKVLVLGQDPYHGAGQGHGLCFSVQPGVKTPPSLRNIYKEMKEELGLEVPDNGYLMPWARQGVLLLNAVLTVREAEPNSHKGKGWEKFTDAVIRAVSDRPDPAVFVLWGAYAQKKIPLIDEERHVIVKGAHPSPLSARKFFGSRPFTQINEAVAAQGHEPIDWRIPDLG; the protein is encoded by the coding sequence ATGCTGCCCGAGTCCTGGCTCCCCGTCCTCGGCGGGGAGCTGGACCAGCCCTACTTCAGGGAACTCACCGAGTTCGTCGAGAAGGAGCGGGCCAACGGGCCGGTCTACCCGCCCCGGGAGCAGGTCTTCGCCGCACTGGACGCCACGCCCTTCGACCAGGTGAAGGTCCTCGTCCTGGGCCAGGACCCCTACCACGGCGCCGGCCAGGGCCACGGCCTGTGCTTCTCCGTGCAGCCCGGGGTCAAGACCCCGCCCTCGCTGCGCAACATCTACAAGGAGATGAAGGAGGAGCTCGGCCTGGAGGTCCCGGACAACGGGTACCTGATGCCGTGGGCCCGGCAGGGCGTCCTGCTGCTCAACGCGGTGCTCACCGTCCGCGAGGCCGAGCCGAACTCGCACAAGGGCAAGGGCTGGGAGAAGTTCACCGACGCCGTGATCCGCGCGGTCTCCGACCGCCCCGACCCGGCCGTCTTCGTCCTGTGGGGCGCCTACGCCCAGAAGAAGATCCCGCTCATCGACGAAGAGCGGCACGTGATCGTCAAGGGCGCCCACCCCTCGCCGCTGTCGGCCAGGAAGTTCTTCGGGTCCAGGCCCTTCACGCAGATCAACGAGGCCGTCGCGGCCCAGGGCCATGAGCCGATCGACTGGCGGATCCCGGACCTCGGCTGA
- a CDS encoding PKD domain-containing protein has translation MRKRRLVITAAALAAGVGLIPGMAQAQPAAPDPHKATAPDDDPTAAEASGAEVFTSSEDRTVRTSAPGAKNRTAAAADSSALSVRLDSWGTSAHGMFLYSTFKGVEGPFNVTISWGDGITDTVTTTTERPLESEHSYAEVGDYTITVTATDPASNTQTTNKVAVRTKGSDFTPHTPLRLLDTRNGIGVTKGKVPANWYTSVKVTGQGSIPDNVTAVVLNLTVTNTTDSGHIIAAGSGKPMPDTSSVNYAAGETVPNLVVMPVGSDGRVNLDNIGFGSVDLIADVTGYFTPTPASGYKALTPTRFVDTREGKGAPKGQVAGQSSLGVQIAGVGGVPKGATAVSLNLTVTNPREAGHLTVHPSGQAAPTASNLNFTTGQTVANSVIVPIGPDGRIMVRNGSWQPTDVVIDVNGYYTPDSNAAYVPPLGIPTRQFDSRRDGKPLPARDYLHQKSRPGVEAYILNTTVTNTTGSGFLSVAPDPNTTEQYENGTATPPARPVASNLNWTAGKTVANLVQAHPAEGGTIAFWNQGWENIDLIIDQFGHYGTD, from the coding sequence GTGCGCAAGCGCCGACTCGTCATCACCGCCGCTGCTCTCGCAGCCGGCGTCGGACTCATACCCGGCATGGCCCAGGCCCAGCCGGCAGCACCCGACCCCCACAAGGCAACCGCTCCTGACGATGACCCGACCGCCGCCGAGGCCTCCGGAGCCGAGGTCTTCACCAGCTCCGAGGACCGCACCGTCCGCACGTCGGCACCAGGCGCCAAGAACCGGACAGCGGCCGCCGCCGACAGCAGCGCCCTTTCCGTCAGGCTGGACAGCTGGGGCACCTCCGCGCACGGCATGTTCCTGTACTCGACCTTCAAGGGCGTCGAAGGCCCCTTCAACGTGACCATCTCCTGGGGTGACGGCATCACCGACACGGTCACGACCACAACCGAAAGGCCGCTGGAAAGCGAGCACTCCTACGCCGAAGTCGGCGACTACACCATCACCGTCACCGCGACCGACCCAGCAAGCAACACACAAACCACCAACAAAGTCGCCGTGAGGACGAAGGGCTCGGACTTCACCCCTCACACACCCCTGAGACTCCTGGACACCCGCAACGGCATTGGCGTCACCAAGGGTAAGGTCCCCGCGAACTGGTATACGTCTGTCAAGGTCACAGGCCAGGGATCCATACCCGACAACGTCACCGCCGTGGTCCTCAATCTGACCGTCACCAACACCACAGACAGCGGCCACATCATCGCCGCCGGCTCTGGCAAGCCCATGCCCGATACGTCCAGCGTCAACTATGCCGCAGGTGAGACCGTGCCCAACCTGGTGGTCATGCCCGTAGGCAGCGACGGCCGCGTCAACCTGGACAACATCGGCTTCGGTTCCGTCGACCTCATCGCCGACGTCACCGGCTACTTCACCCCCACCCCCGCCAGCGGCTACAAAGCCCTCACCCCGACCCGGTTCGTCGATACCCGCGAAGGCAAGGGTGCACCCAAGGGCCAGGTAGCAGGTCAGAGTTCCCTCGGTGTGCAGATCGCCGGGGTGGGCGGGGTGCCGAAGGGTGCCACCGCCGTCTCCCTCAACCTGACGGTCACCAACCCGCGCGAGGCCGGACACCTGACCGTCCACCCCAGCGGACAGGCCGCGCCGACCGCGTCCAACCTAAACTTCACCACCGGCCAGACCGTCGCCAACTCGGTCATCGTCCCGATCGGCCCCGACGGCCGGATCATGGTCCGCAATGGCTCCTGGCAGCCCACCGACGTCGTCATCGACGTCAACGGCTACTACACCCCCGACAGCAACGCCGCCTACGTACCTCCTCTGGGCATCCCCACCCGGCAGTTCGACAGCCGGAGAGACGGCAAGCCCCTCCCCGCCCGCGACTACCTCCACCAGAAGAGTCGCCCCGGCGTCGAGGCATACATCCTGAACACCACCGTCACCAACACCACCGGCAGCGGCTTCCTGTCCGTAGCACCCGACCCCAACACCACGGAACAGTACGAAAACGGCACCGCCACCCCGCCCGCGCGACCCGTGGCATCCAACCTGAACTGGACCGCCGGCAAAACCGTCGCCAACCTCGTCCAAGCCCACCCGGCCGAAGGTGGCACGATCGCCTTCTGGAACCAGGGCTGGGAGAACATCGACCTGATCATCGACCAGTTCGGCCACTACGGCACCGACTGA
- the fabG gene encoding 3-oxoacyl-ACP reductase FabG — MSTTEQRVAIVTGAARGIGAATAVRLAAEGRAVAVLDLDEAACKDTVEAITAAGGRALAVGCDVSDGAQVEAAVERVAAELGAPTILVNNAGVLRDNLLFKMSETDWDTVMNVHLRGAFLMSKACQKYMVEAKFGRIVNLSSSSALGNRGQVNYSAAKAGLQGFTKTLAIELGKFGVTANAVAPGFIVTEMTAQTAARVGMGFEDFQTAAATQIPVQRVGRPDDIANAIAFFTGEAAGFVSGQVMYVAGGPLN; from the coding sequence ATGTCCACCACCGAGCAGCGCGTCGCGATCGTGACCGGGGCGGCCCGGGGCATCGGCGCGGCCACCGCCGTACGCCTGGCGGCCGAGGGCCGCGCCGTCGCCGTACTCGACCTCGACGAGGCGGCCTGCAAGGACACCGTGGAGGCCATCACGGCGGCCGGCGGGCGGGCCCTGGCGGTCGGCTGCGACGTCTCGGACGGCGCCCAGGTGGAGGCGGCCGTCGAGCGCGTCGCCGCCGAACTCGGCGCCCCCACCATCCTGGTCAACAACGCCGGTGTGCTGCGCGACAATCTGCTCTTCAAGATGAGCGAGACCGACTGGGACACGGTCATGAACGTCCACCTGCGCGGCGCCTTCCTGATGTCGAAGGCGTGTCAGAAGTACATGGTGGAGGCCAAGTTCGGCCGCATCGTCAACCTCTCCAGCAGCTCGGCGCTCGGCAACCGCGGCCAGGTCAACTACTCGGCGGCCAAGGCCGGCCTGCAGGGCTTCACCAAGACCCTGGCCATCGAGCTCGGCAAGTTCGGCGTCACCGCCAACGCCGTCGCCCCCGGATTCATCGTCACCGAGATGACCGCCCAGACGGCCGCCCGCGTCGGAATGGGCTTCGAGGACTTCCAGACCGCCGCGGCCACCCAGATCCCCGTCCAGCGGGTCGGCCGTCCGGACGACATCGCCAACGCCATCGCGTTCTTCACCGGCGAGGCCGCGGGCTTCGTCTCCGGCCAGGTCATGTACGTGGCCGGCGGCCCCCTCAACTGA
- a CDS encoding SDR family oxidoreductase, giving the protein MTYSGTDSGKVALITGASRGIGYGIAEALVARGDRLCITGRNEEALKEAVERLGADRVIGVAGKAHDEAHQALAVERAMEAFGRVDFLVNNAGTNPVFGPIADLDLGVARKVFETNVISALGFAQRTWHAWQKENGGAIVNIASIAGVSASPFIGAYGMSKAAMVNLTLQLAHEMAPGVRVNAIAPAVVKTKFAQALYEGREQEAAAAYPLGRLGLPEDIGGAAAFLTSAQAEWITGQTLVVDGGMFLNAGVH; this is encoded by the coding sequence ATGACGTACAGCGGTACCGACAGCGGCAAGGTCGCGCTGATCACCGGAGCGAGCCGGGGCATCGGCTACGGCATCGCCGAGGCACTGGTCGCCCGCGGCGACCGGCTCTGCATCACCGGGCGCAACGAGGAGGCCCTCAAGGAGGCCGTGGAGCGCCTGGGAGCGGACCGGGTGATCGGGGTGGCCGGGAAGGCGCACGACGAGGCCCACCAGGCCCTCGCCGTCGAGCGCGCGATGGAGGCGTTCGGCCGGGTCGACTTCCTGGTGAACAACGCCGGCACCAATCCGGTCTTCGGACCGATCGCGGACCTGGACCTCGGGGTCGCGCGGAAGGTCTTCGAGACCAACGTGATCTCGGCACTCGGCTTCGCCCAGCGGACCTGGCACGCCTGGCAGAAGGAGAACGGCGGCGCGATCGTGAACATCGCCTCGATCGCCGGTGTCTCCGCCTCGCCCTTCATCGGCGCGTACGGGATGAGCAAGGCCGCCATGGTCAACCTCACGCTCCAGCTCGCGCACGAGATGGCGCCCGGGGTCCGGGTGAACGCCATCGCCCCGGCGGTGGTCAAGACCAAGTTCGCCCAGGCGCTCTACGAGGGCCGGGAGCAGGAGGCGGCGGCGGCCTATCCGCTGGGCCGGCTCGGGCTCCCGGAGGACATCGGAGGGGCCGCGGCCTTTCTTACATCTGCACAAGCGGAATGGATCACCGGGCAAACTCTGGTCGTCGACGGTGGGATGTTCCTCAATGCCGGAGTGCACTGA
- a CDS encoding nuclear transport factor 2 family protein yields the protein MTQRVDLATVMDRLAIDDVVTGYAVAVDDGDWAAYRALFAAGGRADYSSAGGIEGPAEQVADWLSETMRLFPVRQHLIVNRLIRLEDAGGSPGDSAEVRADFLNPMRLAGPEAGDAAGSPDFVAAGRYTFALARTRDGWRLTRVTVHEKWRHTAF from the coding sequence ATGACTCAGCGTGTGGATCTCGCGACGGTGATGGACCGGCTGGCGATCGACGACGTGGTCACGGGCTACGCGGTGGCCGTGGACGACGGCGACTGGGCCGCCTATCGGGCCCTTTTCGCCGCCGGCGGGCGGGCCGACTACAGCTCGGCCGGCGGCATCGAGGGTCCGGCGGAGCAGGTGGCGGACTGGCTCTCCGAGACCATGAGGCTCTTCCCCGTGCGCCAGCACCTGATCGTCAACCGGCTGATCCGGCTGGAGGACGCCGGCGGCTCGCCCGGTGACAGCGCCGAGGTCCGCGCCGACTTCCTCAATCCGATGCGGCTGGCGGGGCCGGAGGCCGGCGACGCGGCCGGCTCCCCCGACTTCGTCGCCGCCGGGCGCTACACCTTCGCCCTGGCCCGCACCCGGGACGGCTGGCGGCTCACCCGGGTGACCGTGCACGAGAAGTGGCGGCACACGGCCTTCTGA
- a CDS encoding DinB family protein, producing the protein MTTSSGSHRDEPSTTADEREMLDGWLDYHRATLLWKCEGLKDEQLRRTPLPPSELSLLGLVRHMAEVERYWFREIMLGEELPELYVTEEDRDGDFHFTEAATWAETEQVWRAEVELARSAAAGRSLDLRSEAANHHRGEVFSLRWVYTHMIEEYARHNGHADLLREQIDGATGD; encoded by the coding sequence ATGACCACCAGTTCAGGATCACATCGCGACGAGCCCTCCACCACCGCCGACGAGCGGGAGATGCTGGACGGCTGGCTCGACTACCACCGCGCCACCCTCCTGTGGAAGTGCGAGGGGCTGAAGGACGAACAGCTGCGCAGGACCCCGCTCCCGCCTTCCGAGTTGAGCCTCCTGGGCCTCGTACGGCACATGGCGGAGGTGGAGCGGTACTGGTTCCGGGAGATCATGCTGGGCGAGGAACTGCCCGAGCTGTACGTCACGGAAGAGGACCGGGACGGCGACTTCCACTTCACCGAGGCGGCCACCTGGGCCGAGACCGAGCAGGTGTGGCGGGCAGAGGTGGAACTGGCCCGCAGCGCGGCCGCGGGCCGCTCGCTCGACCTGCGCTCGGAGGCCGCGAACCACCACCGCGGCGAGGTGTTCAGTCTGCGCTGGGTCTACACCCACATGATCGAGGAGTACGCGCGCCACAACGGGCACGCGGACCTGCTGCGCGAGCAGATAGACGGCGCCACCGGCGACTGA
- the lnt gene encoding apolipoprotein N-acyltransferase, whose translation MVPMQSGWSRRWRAPAALAAGALPALAFPAPALWWFAYAALVPWMLLLRSAPTGRRAALEGWLGGAGYILAVHHWLLPSLHVFLLPVAALVGLLWIPWALLVRALLGGRPSAGRSACALVVVPAGWLLSEVVRSWQGLGGPWGLLGASQWQVPLALRLASVGGVWLVSLLVVAVNCALVLLIAVPRARVPAVAGLTGCALLTGVVWVWAARPAESGGLRVAVVQPGLVPDGPDSAERRFAAGERLTRPLAGQDVDLVVWGESSVGEDLSARPDLARRLAALSAEVGAPLLVNVDARRADRPGIYKSAVLVGPAGPTGDRYDKMRLVPFGEYVPARTLLGWATSVGRAAGEDRMRGDTPVVMDLPGRPGGHAGVRVGPLVCFESAFPDMSRRLTLDGASVLVAQSATSTFQDSWAPAQHASLAALRAAENGRPMVHATLTGVSVVHGPSGERIGPALATSARTAQVYEVPLARGSTVFVRFGAWPVTAALAVLAAWCAVVGVRSFRRPAPEPSSPPSRTARG comes from the coding sequence ATGGTCCCGATGCAGAGCGGGTGGTCGCGCCGGTGGCGGGCGCCCGCGGCGCTCGCGGCCGGCGCCCTGCCCGCGCTCGCCTTCCCCGCCCCGGCCCTGTGGTGGTTCGCCTACGCCGCCCTGGTGCCGTGGATGCTGCTGCTGAGGTCGGCCCCGACGGGTCGGCGGGCGGCCCTGGAGGGCTGGCTCGGCGGCGCCGGCTACATCCTGGCCGTGCACCACTGGCTGCTGCCGAGCCTGCACGTGTTCCTGCTCCCGGTGGCGGCGCTGGTGGGCCTGCTGTGGATCCCCTGGGCGCTGCTGGTGCGCGCCCTGCTCGGCGGGCGCCCCTCCGCGGGCCGGTCCGCCTGCGCCCTGGTCGTCGTACCGGCGGGGTGGCTGCTGTCGGAGGTGGTCCGGTCCTGGCAGGGTCTGGGCGGGCCGTGGGGCCTGCTGGGCGCCAGCCAGTGGCAGGTGCCGCTGGCGCTGCGGCTGGCCTCGGTGGGCGGGGTGTGGCTGGTCAGCCTGCTGGTGGTGGCGGTCAACTGCGCCCTGGTGCTGCTGATCGCCGTGCCGCGGGCGCGGGTCCCGGCTGTGGCCGGGCTCACGGGCTGCGCGCTGCTGACGGGCGTGGTGTGGGTGTGGGCGGCCCGGCCCGCGGAGTCGGGCGGGCTGCGCGTGGCCGTCGTACAGCCGGGGCTGGTGCCGGACGGACCGGACAGCGCGGAGCGGCGGTTCGCGGCCGGGGAGCGGCTCACGCGGCCGCTGGCGGGGCAGGACGTGGACCTCGTGGTGTGGGGCGAGAGCAGTGTCGGCGAGGACCTGTCGGCCCGTCCGGACCTGGCGCGGCGGCTGGCCGCGCTGTCGGCGGAGGTCGGGGCGCCACTGCTGGTGAACGTGGACGCGCGCCGCGCGGACCGCCCGGGCATATACAAGAGCGCCGTCCTGGTCGGTCCCGCCGGCCCCACGGGTGACCGGTACGACAAGATGCGGCTGGTGCCGTTCGGTGAGTACGTACCGGCCCGGACGCTGCTCGGATGGGCCACCTCGGTCGGGAGAGCGGCCGGCGAGGACCGTATGCGCGGGGACACGCCGGTCGTCATGGACCTGCCCGGGCGGCCCGGCGGGCACGCCGGTGTCCGGGTGGGCCCGCTGGTCTGCTTCGAGTCGGCCTTCCCCGACATGAGCAGGCGCCTCACCCTCGACGGGGCCTCGGTGCTCGTCGCCCAGTCGGCGACCTCCACCTTCCAGGACAGCTGGGCCCCGGCCCAGCACGCGTCCCTGGCGGCTCTGCGGGCAGCGGAGAACGGCCGTCCGATGGTGCACGCCACCCTCACCGGGGTCAGCGTGGTGCACGGCCCGTCGGGTGAGCGGATCGGCCCCGCGCTGGCCACGTCGGCGCGGACCGCGCAGGTGTACGAGGTGCCGCTGGCGCGGGGCTCGACCGTCTTCGTGCGTTTCGGTGCCTGGCCGGTGACCGCGGCCCTCGCCGTACTGGCCGCCTGGTGTGCGGTGGTGGGGGTGCGGTCGTTCAGGAGGCCTGCTCCAGAGCCGAGTTCACCACCGTCTCGCACAGCTCGTGGGTGA
- a CDS encoding Gfo/Idh/MocA family protein produces the protein MKVGCIGLGDIAQKAYLPVLTTRADVELHLQTRTPATLARVGDTHHVPAARRHADLDALLAQDLDAAFVHAPTGAHPEILTRLLEAGVPTYVDKPLAYEFAASRRLVELAEKREVSLAVGFNRRYAPAYTQCADHPRDLIVMQKNRVGLPEDPRTLVLDDFIHVVDTLRFLLPREADRTDVRAVVRDGLMHQVVLHLSGPGFSALGIMNRLSGSNEEVLEVSGKDTKRQVVNLAEVIDHKGQPTVRRRGDWVSVARQRGIEQVVDHFLEAVAAGRTLSARDALLTHELCETVVNSALEQAS, from the coding sequence GTGAAGGTCGGCTGCATCGGACTCGGCGACATCGCGCAGAAGGCGTACCTGCCCGTCCTCACCACCCGCGCGGACGTGGAACTGCACCTGCAGACGCGCACCCCCGCCACCCTGGCGCGGGTCGGCGACACCCACCACGTCCCGGCCGCGCGGCGCCACGCCGATCTCGACGCCCTGCTCGCCCAGGACCTGGACGCGGCCTTCGTGCACGCCCCGACCGGAGCCCACCCGGAGATCCTCACGCGGCTGCTGGAAGCCGGCGTACCCACCTACGTGGACAAGCCGCTCGCCTACGAGTTCGCCGCGTCACGGCGGCTGGTGGAACTGGCCGAGAAGCGCGAGGTCTCCCTCGCCGTCGGCTTCAACCGCCGCTACGCCCCCGCGTACACGCAGTGCGCCGACCACCCGCGCGACCTGATCGTCATGCAGAAGAACCGGGTCGGCCTGCCCGAGGACCCGCGCACGCTGGTCCTCGACGACTTCATCCACGTCGTCGACACCCTGCGCTTCCTGCTGCCCCGGGAGGCCGACCGCACCGACGTCCGCGCCGTGGTGCGCGACGGGCTGATGCACCAGGTGGTGCTGCACCTCTCCGGCCCCGGGTTCAGCGCGCTCGGCATCATGAACCGCCTCTCCGGCTCCAACGAGGAGGTCCTGGAGGTGTCCGGCAAGGACACCAAGCGGCAGGTCGTCAACCTCGCCGAGGTCATCGACCACAAGGGCCAGCCCACCGTGCGCCGCCGCGGGGACTGGGTGTCCGTCGCCCGGCAGCGCGGCATCGAACAGGTCGTGGACCACTTCCTGGAGGCGGTCGCGGCGGGCCGGACCCTCAGCGCGCGGGACGCGCTGCTCACCCACGAGCTGTGCGAGACGGTGGTGAACTCGGCTCTGGAGCAGGCCTCCTGA
- a CDS encoding ABC transporter substrate-binding protein, producing MFNRTRCLQITAALASISLLAGCGLLSDDDGDEAKRIVVGTTSAPSTLDPAAAWDGSWELYRNVYQTLLAFPTGSTKPQPDAAQNCEFTDGASQAYRCTLRKGLKFSNGEPLDAKAVKHSLDRIRTIGSKVGPKDLFGSLDKIETPDALTVVFHLKTSDATFPYVLGSPAASLVAPKDYPADKVREDGKITGSGPYVLDSYKEGGEAVLSENKTYSGFAKRQNKAVTIRYFADSEKMVAALKAKELDATYRGLSAPQVTDLQSPAAHQLGVQVVENVGAEIRYLVFNPKDPAVNKLAVRQAIAQLIDRGTLVSKVYQGTAEPLYSMVPKGVVGHKTPFYDKYGAADAGKAKKILKEAGINQPVELTFWYTTDRYGSSTAEEFTEIKRQLDESGLFNITLRSQPWKTFQEGYKSQEYPVFGRGWFPDFPDPDNFIAPFVGKENAVGTPYEQNEILTELLPKSRRDGDRSSGVQQFEKAQQIFAEDVRLLPLWQGKLYVAAREDIAGAERALDPQTAMQMWELYRKTSW from the coding sequence GTGTTCAACCGGACCAGATGCCTGCAGATCACTGCGGCCCTTGCGTCCATATCCCTGCTCGCCGGTTGCGGCCTGCTGTCGGATGACGACGGCGACGAGGCGAAGCGGATCGTCGTCGGGACCACGAGCGCGCCGAGCACCCTCGACCCCGCCGCGGCGTGGGACGGCTCCTGGGAGCTGTACCGGAACGTCTACCAGACCCTTCTGGCCTTCCCCACGGGCTCCACCAAGCCCCAGCCGGACGCCGCCCAGAACTGCGAGTTCACGGACGGTGCGAGCCAGGCGTACCGGTGCACCCTGCGCAAGGGCCTGAAGTTCTCCAACGGCGAGCCCCTCGACGCCAAGGCCGTCAAGCACTCGCTCGACCGGATCCGGACGATCGGCTCCAAGGTCGGCCCGAAGGACCTCTTCGGCAGCCTCGACAAGATCGAGACCCCGGACGCGCTGACCGTCGTCTTCCACCTGAAGACCTCGGACGCCACCTTCCCGTACGTCCTCGGCTCCCCGGCCGCCTCGCTGGTGGCGCCCAAGGACTACCCGGCCGACAAGGTGCGCGAGGACGGAAAGATCACCGGCTCGGGCCCCTACGTGCTGGACTCGTACAAGGAGGGCGGCGAGGCCGTCCTGAGCGAGAACAAGACCTACTCCGGCTTCGCGAAGCGCCAGAACAAGGCCGTGACCATCCGCTACTTCGCGGACTCCGAGAAGATGGTCGCCGCCCTGAAGGCCAAGGAACTTGACGCCACCTACCGAGGCCTGTCGGCCCCGCAGGTCACCGACCTGCAGAGCCCCGCCGCGCACCAGCTGGGCGTCCAGGTCGTCGAGAACGTCGGCGCCGAGATCCGCTACCTCGTCTTCAACCCGAAGGACCCGGCGGTCAACAAGCTCGCCGTCCGCCAGGCCATCGCCCAGCTCATCGACCGCGGCACCCTCGTCTCCAAGGTCTACCAGGGCACCGCCGAGCCGCTGTACTCGATGGTTCCCAAGGGCGTCGTCGGCCACAAGACGCCGTTCTACGACAAGTACGGCGCCGCGGACGCCGGCAAGGCCAAGAAGATCCTCAAGGAGGCCGGCATCAACCAGCCGGTCGAGCTGACCTTCTGGTACACCACCGACCGTTACGGCTCCTCCACCGCCGAGGAGTTCACCGAGATCAAGCGCCAGCTCGACGAGAGCGGCCTGTTCAACATCACCCTGCGCAGCCAGCCCTGGAAGACCTTCCAGGAGGGCTACAAGAGCCAGGAGTACCCGGTCTTCGGCCGAGGCTGGTTCCCCGACTTCCCGGACCCCGACAACTTCATCGCGCCGTTCGTCGGCAAGGAGAACGCGGTCGGCACGCCGTACGAGCAGAACGAGATCCTGACCGAGCTGCTCCCCAAGTCCCGCCGCGACGGCGACCGCTCCAGCGGGGTCCAGCAGTTCGAGAAGGCCCAGCAGATCTTCGCCGAGGACGTCCGGCTGCTGCCCCTGTGGCAGGGCAAGCTGTACGTCGCCGCACGCGAGGACATCGCGGGCGCCGAGCGGGCCCTCGACCCGCAGACCGCCATGCAGATGTGGGAGCTGTACCGCAAGACCAGCTGGTAG